The Populus nigra chromosome 19, ddPopNigr1.1, whole genome shotgun sequence genome includes a window with the following:
- the LOC133679703 gene encoding probable mannitol dehydrogenase: MAEKSYEEEHPTKAFGWAARDQSGVLSPFKFSRRSTGEKDVRFKVLFCGICHSDLHMAKNEWGSSMYPLVPGHEIVGEVTEVGSKVEKFKVGDKVGVGCMVGSCHSCDSCNNDLENYCPKMILTYSTKYHDGTTTYGGYSDSMVTDEHFVVRIPDNLPLDAAAPLLCAGITVYSPLRFFNLDKPGMHVGVVGLGGLGHVAVKFAKAMGVKVTVISTSPKKKQEALEHLGADSFLVSRDQDEMQAAMGTMDGVIDTVSAMHPILPLISLLKTQGKLVLVGAPEKPLELPVFPLIMGRKIVGGSCIGGMKETQEMIDFAAKNNITADIEVISMDYVNTAMERLLKTDVRYRFVIDIGNTMKI, encoded by the exons ATGGCAGAAAAATCTTACGAGGAAGAACATCCTACCAAGGCTTTTGGATGGGCAGCCAGAGACCAATCCGGGGTCCTCTCCCCTTTCAAATTCTCCAGGAG GTCTACAGGAGAGAAGGATGTGCGATTCAAGGTGCTGTTTTGTGGAATATGTCACTCAGACCTTCATATGGCCAAGAATGAGTGGGGTAGTTCCATGTACCCTCTAGTTCCCGG GCATGAGATTGTTGGGGAAGTGACAGAGGTAGGAAGCAAAGTTGAGAAGTTCAAAGTAGGAGACAAAGTGGGGGTGGGGTGCATGGTTGGATCATGCCACTCTTGCGATAGTTGCAACAACGATCTCGAGAATTATTGCCCAAAAATGATACTCACCTACAGTACCAAATACCACGATGGAACCACCACGTACGGAGGCTACTCAGACAGCATGGTCACGGATGAGCACTTCGTAGTTCGTATTCCAGACAACCTACCTCTAGATGCCGCTGCACCTCTCCTATGTGCTGGGATTACAGTTTACAGCCCCTTGAGGTTTTTTAATCTTGACAAACCGGGTATGCATGTGGGCGTGGTTGGGCTTGGCGGGCTAGGTCATGTAGCTGTAAAGTTTGCAAAGGCCATGGGGGTCAAGGTTACAGTTATTAGCACCTCTCCCAAGAAGAAACAAGAAGCCCTTGAGCATCTTGGTGCTGACTCGTTTCTAGTTAGTCGTGACCAGGATGAGATGCAG GCTGCAATGGGCACAATGGATGGTGTAATTGACACGGTGTCGGCCATGCATCCTATCTTGCCTCTGATTAGTCTATTGAAGACTCAAGGAAAGCTGGTCTTGGTTGGTGCGCCTGAAAAGCCACTTGAGCTACCAGTGTTTCCTCTGATCATGG GAAGAAAAATAGTGGGTGGGAGTTGCATCGGAGGAATGAAGGAAACGCAAGAGATGATTGATTTTGCTGCCAAGAACAACATCACGGCAGACATAGAGGTTATCTCGATGGATTATGTGAACACAGCCATGGAGCGGCTTTTGAAAACAGATGTCAGATACCGATTTGTTATCGATATCGGCAACACAATGAAGATTTGA
- the LOC133679704 gene encoding probable mannitol dehydrogenase, with protein sequence MHVGVVGLGGLGHVAVKFAKAMGAKVTVISTSPNKKQEALEHLGAHSFLVSRDQDQMQAAMGTMDGVIDTVSAMHPILPLISLLKTQGKLLLVGAPAKPLELPVFPLIVGMKKNSGGSAGGGMQETQEMIDFAAKNNITADIELISMDYVNTAMERLLKTDVRYRFVIDIGNTMKN encoded by the exons ATGCATGTGGGTGTGGTTGGGCTCGGTGGGCTAGGTCATGTAGCTGTAAAGTTTGCAAAAGCTATGGGGGCCAAGGTGACAGTTATTAGCACCTCACCCAACAAGAAACAAGAAGCCCTCGAGCATCTTGGTGCCC ACTCATTTTTGGTTAGCCGTGATCAGGATCAGATGCAG GCTGCAATGGGCACAATGGATGGTGTAATTGACACGGTGTCGGCCATGCATCCTATCTTGCCTTTGATTAGTCTATTGAAGACTCAAGGAAAGCTGCTTTTGGTTGGTGCGCCTGCGAAACCACTTGAGCTACCAGTGTTTCCTTTGATCGTGGGCAT GAAGAAAAATAGTGGTGGGAGTGCTGGTGGAGGAATGCAGGAAACACAAGAGATGATTGATTTTGCTGCCAAGAACAACATAACAGCAGATATCGAGTTGATTTCAATGGATTATGTGAACACTGCCATGGAGCGGCTATTGAAAACTGATGTTAGGTATCGATTTGTCATTGATATTGGCAACACaatgaaaaattga
- the LOC133679118 gene encoding probable mannitol dehydrogenase gives MAEKSYEEEHPTKAFGWAARDQSGVLSPFKFSRRSTGEKDVRFKVLFCGICHSDLHMAKNEWGTSTYPLVPGHEIVGEVTEVGSKVEKFKVGDKVGVGCLVGSCHSCDSCNNNLENYCPKMILTYSTKYHDGTTTYGGYSDSMVTDEHFVVRIPDNLPLDAAAPLLCAGITVYSPLRFFNLDKPGMHVGVVGLGGLGHVAVKFAKAMGVKVTVISTSPKKKQEALEHLGADSFLVSRDQDEMQAAMGTMDGVIDTVSAIHPILPLISLLKTQGKLVLVGAPEKPLELPVFPLIMGRKIVGGSTIGGMKETQEMIDFAAKNNITADIEVISMDYVNTAMERLLKTDVRYRFVIDIGNTMKT, from the exons ATGGCAGAAAAATCTTACGAGGAAGAACATCCTACCAAGGCTTTTGGATGGGCAGCCAGAGACCAATCCGGGGTCCTCTCTCCTTTCAAATTCTCCAGGAG GTCTACAGGAGAGAAGGATGTGAGATTCAAGGTGCTGTTTTGTGGAATATGTCACTCAGACCTTCATATGGCCAAGAATGAGTGGGGTACTTCCACGTACCCTCTAGTTCCCGG GCATGAGATTGTTGGGGAAGTGACAGAGGTAGGAAGCAAAGTTGAGAAGTTCAAAGTTGGAGACAAAGTGGGGGTGGGGTGCTTGGTTGGATCATGCCACTCTTGCGATAGTTGCAACAACAATCTCGAGAATTATTGCCCAAAAATGATACTCACCTACAGTACCAAATACCACGATGGAACCACCACGTACGGAGGCTACTCAGACAGCATGGTCACGGATGAGCACTTCGTAGTTCGTATTCCAGACAACCTACCTCTAGATGCCGCTGCACCTCTCCTATGTGCTGGGATTACAGTTTACAGCCCCTTGAGGTTTTTTAATCTTGACAAACCGGGTATGCATGTGGGCGTGGTTGGGCTTGGCGGCCTAGGTCACGTAGCTGTAAAGTTTGCGAAGGCCATGGGGGTCAAGGTTACAGTTATTAGCACCTCTCCCAAGAAGAAACAAGAAGCCCTTGAGCATCTTGGTGCTGACTCGTTTCTGGTTAGTCGTGACCAGGATGAGATGCAG GCTGCAATGGGCACAATGGATGGTGTAATTGACACGGTGTCGGCCATTCATCCTATCTTGCCTTTGATTAGTCTATTGAAGACTCAAGGAAAGCTGGTCTTGGTTGGTGCGCCTGAAAAGCCACTTGAGCTACCAGTGTTTCCTCTGATCATGG GAAGAAAAATAGTGGGAGGGAGTACCATAGGAGGAATGAAGGAAACACAAGAGATGATTGATTTTGCTGCCAAGAACAACATCACGGCAGACATTGAGGTTATCTCGATGGATTATGTGAACACAGCCATGGAGCGGCTTTTGAAAACAGATGTCAGATACCGATTTGTTATAGACATCGGCAACACAATGAAGACTTGA
- the LOC133679904 gene encoding probable mannitol dehydrogenase, producing MDGTMHTPSALPSRANRGGKMAEKSYDEENPSEAFGWAARDQSRVLSPFKFSRRSTGEKDVRLKVLFCGICHTDLHMAKNEWGTSTYPLVPGHEIVGQVTGVGSKVEKFRVGDKVGVAGMIGSCRSCDSCSNNLENYYSEVIITYGAKYQDGTTTYGGYSDIMVVDEHFVVHIPDNLSLDAAAPLLCAGITVYSPLRFYGLDKPGMHVGVVGLGGLGHVAVKFAKAMGVKVTVISTSPNKKQEALEHLGADSFLVSRDQDQMQAAMGTMDGVIDTVSAMHPILPLISLLKTQGKLVLVGAPAKPLELPVFPLIVGRKIVGGSAGGGMQETQEMIDFAAKNNITADIELISMDYVNTAMERLLKTDVRYRFVIDIGNTMKN from the exons ATGGATGGCACTATGCACACTCCCTCGGCATTACCAAGTAGGGCTAACAGAGGGGGGAAAATGGCAGAAAAATCTTACGATGAAGAAAATCCTAGCGAGGCTTTTGGATGGGCAGCCAGAGACCAATCCAGGGTCCTCTCTCCTTTCAAATTCTCCAGGAG GTCAACAGGAGAGAAGGATGTGAGATTGAAGGTGCTGTTTTGTGGAATATGTCACACAGACCTTCATATGGCCAAGAATGAGTGGGGTACTTCCACGTACCCTCTAGTTCCTGG GCATGAGATTGTTGGGCAGGTGACAGGAGTAGGAAGCAAAGTTGAAAAGTTCAGAGTTGGAGACAAAGTGGGGGTGGCGGGCATGATTGGATCATGCCGCTCTTGCGATAGTTGCAGCAACAATCTTGAAAATTACTACTCGGAAGTGATAATCACATATGGTGCAAAATACCAAGATGGAACCACCACATACGGGGGCTACTCGGACATTATGGTCGTAGATGAGCACTTCGTAGTTCATATTCCAGACAACCTATCTCTTGATGCAGCCGCACCTCTCCTATGCGCTGGAATTACAGTGTATAGCCCCTTGAGATTTTACGGTCTTGACAAACCGGGTATGCATGTGGGTGTGGTTGGGCTCGGTGGGCTAGGTCATGTAGCTGTAAAGTTTGCAAAAGCTATGGGGGTCAAGGTGACAGTTATTAGCACCTCACCCAACAAGAAACAAGAAGCCCTCGAGCATCTTGGTGCCGACTCATTTTTGGTTAGCCGTGATCAGGATCAGATGCAG GCTGCAATGGGCACAATGGATGGTGTAATTGACACGGTGTCGGCCATGCATCCTATCTTGCCTTTGATTAGTCTATTGAAGACTCAAGGAAAGCTGGTTTTGGTTGGTGCGCCTGCGAAACCACTTGAGCTACCAGTGTTTCCTTTGATCGTGG GAAGAAAAATAGTGGGTGGGAGTGCTGGTGGAGGAATGCAGGAAACACAAGAGATGATTGATTTTGCTGCCAAGAACAACATAACAGCAGATATCGAGTTGATTTCAATGGATTATGTGAACACTGCAATGGAGCGGCTATTGAAAACTGATGTTAGGTATCGATTTGTGATTGATATTGGCAACACaatgaaaaattga
- the LOC133679915 gene encoding anthocyanin 5-aromatic acyltransferase-like — protein sequence MAKSTTVKVVEHCIVSPPPNSAPPTILPLTFLDIPWLFFSPSQPLTFYEYPHSTSHFLSTTIPSLKHSLSLALQHFFPFAGNLVFSPAGSTKPNIVYNDGDSVTLTVAESSGDFSYFTSNYARDVNGFYPLVPKLATTSTLATGAQVEVVPLFAVQVTVFANCGICIGLAYHHVVADGRTFNNFIKAWALLSAHDCSLSIASLPSYNRSVIKDEHGLEEIFLKELWKRKSSQEMVQGPEAQVDLPNMVRATFVVRLADMERIKNWIVVQCKSKNQPQPVHLSSYVLTCAFIWVCLVRAKIQRGGSENHCYSRGEDPIYLGFIAGGMTRIDFPVPTTYFGNCVGFGRSTATRNELMGEDGIIVAANVIGKTIRRLDKAMFGGAEKWISEWEVMFGSVIHVIVSGSPKLNLYETDFGWGRPKKIEDISIDKMRAISLIESRDEKGGIEVGLALPTGQMDAFKTLFIQELEALQ from the coding sequence ATGGCTAAATCCACCACAGTTAAGGTTGTAGAGCACTGCATAGTCTCTCCACCACCCAATTCAGCGCCACCAACTATTCTTCCACTTACTTTCTTGGACATACCATGGCTATTTTTCTCTCCAAGCCAACCTCTCACTTTCTATGAATATCCACACTCCACCTCTCACTTCCTATCCACCACTATCCCCAGCCTCAAGCACTCTCTATCCCTTGCTCTCCaacatttctttccttttgctgGAAACCTCGTTTTTTCCCCAGCAGGATCCACTAAGCCTAACATTGTTTACAATGATGGAGATTCTGTCACATTGACAGTTGCCGAGTCTAGTGGTGATTTCAGTTACTTTACTAGTAATTATGCAAGAGATGTCAATGGGTTTTACCCTCTTGTGCCTAAACTGGCTACTACCAGTACTTTAGCAACTGGCGCACAAGTAGAAGTGGTTCCACTGTTTGCCGTCCAGGTTACTGTTTTCGCTAATTGTGGGATTTGCATTGGTCTTGCTTATCATCATGTGGTTGCTGATGGAAGGACATTCAACAATTTTATCAAGGCATGGGCCTTATTAAGCGCACATGACTGTTCTCTCTCCATCGCTTCATTACCATCTTACAATCGGTCAGTGATAAAAGATGAACATGGGCTCGAGGAGATTTTCTTGAAGGAATTGTGGAAGAGAAAATCTTCACAAGAAATGGTTCAAGGACCTGAAGCCCAAGTAGATTTGCCAAATATGGTCCGAGCCACGTTTGTGGTGAGATTGGCAGATATGGAGAGGATCAAGAATTGGATAGTTGTTCAATGCAAGAGCAAGAATCAACCACAACCTGTACATTTATCTTCATATGTGTTAACATGTGCttttatttgggtttgtttAGTGAGAGCTAAAATTCAGAGGGGTGGAAGTGAAAACCACTGCTATTCAAGGGGGGAGGATCCGATCTATCTTGGCTTTATTGCTGGTGGTATGACCCGGATAGACTTTCCGGTGCCCACCACATATTTTGGTAACTGTGTTGGGTTTGGTCGGTCCACGGCAACTAGGAATGAACTAATGGGAGAAGATGGGATAATTGTGGCTGCAAATGtgattggaaaaacaattagaaGGTTGGATAAGGCAATGTTTGGCGGGGCAGAAAAATGGATTTCAGAATGGGAGGTAATGTTTGGGTCGGTGATCCATGTTATTGTTTCCGGGTCTCCGAAGTTGAATCTCTATGAGACGGATTTTGGGTGGGGGAGGCCTAAGAAGATAGAGGATATTTCGATCGATAAAATGAGAGCCATTTCACTCATTGAGAGCAGGGACGAAAAGGGTGGAATTGAGGTAGGCTTAGCCCTCCCTACGGGTCAAATGGATGCTTTCAAGACTCTCTTTATTCAAGAACTCGAGGCTCTTCAATAA
- the LOC133679107 gene encoding arabinogalactan protein 23-like, giving the protein MEMKKIACAILFAAASVIAVMADEVAAPAPSPASGASASLPIVGSLVGASLASFIALYLQ; this is encoded by the coding sequence ATGGAAATGAAGAAGATTGCATGCGCTATCCTCTTCGCTGCTGCCTCCGTGATTGCAGTGATGGCTGATGAGGTTGCTGCTCCTGCCCCATCACCAGCAAGTGGTGCATCAGCTAGCTTGCCAATTGTTGGTTCATTGGTTGGCGCCTCCCTTGCTTCATTCATTGCATTGTACTTGCAGTAA